The Deltaproteobacteria bacterium genomic interval GCTCATCGGACAGAAAAATTTCTATCTTTTCTATCTCTTCAGCCTGAGGGAATGCCGCTTTAAGAGCCTCATCCCTCTTCATATAGACCTTGGACGTTGAGAGAGACGGTATCAGTAATAATATTAATAAAGAAATTATTGCAAGCTGCTTGTTCATTTTGAGACTGTAGTAATTAAAAATGAGGACGCGGAAAAGTTTCCGCGTCCTCCTCGGAAGTTATATTTAACCAGATTTAGAAAACATATCCAAGGCCGAAATTAAATTGATTTGTGGACTCGTCGGCCTCGTTGTCCAGCCACTGATATTCCGCCTTCACCACAACCTGCGGTATAGGTTTGTAGTTAAGCCCTATAGTAAGGTCGCTCCTGTCATTAGCAGGGTCACGCTCGAATCCGGAAGGGACCTGCGCCTGGGTATCGTACTGCTCCCACCTGACAAACGGCGCTAAATATTGAGCGTACTGACTCGAGAAATTAGCAAGGGAGAGAACATTATACGCGCCAACCAGATAATAGCCCCACTGCTCATCCCCCACAGATTCATCTCCGGTTAAGCCGTTCAGCGCGTTTATTTCCGCGGCGTCGTCGAGGGCCGTGTAGACGAAAAGCCCCCTCGCTTCTAATCCCCTGTACTGCACCTGTATGTCACCCTCGTACATCTGGAAGAACCCTTTGATCTTTTGACCGTTGAGAGAGGATTCTGGGTCGTTTACTTTTTGATTCTGTCCCGTATTGCCAAGGAATATAGAACCCGCAACCGTAATGTAAGGGATTGGGTCATATTCCACTCTGCTTACGAATGCAACGTCATTGAACAGGGCTCTGCTCCCCCTTACGCGCAAAGATCTGTTATTAGCGGCCCTGAATCCTCTGGCATCAAAACTATTCATAATATAGGCCCTGTAATTGATCGTGCCGGCACTCCGCAGATCTATGTCACCAAAAATGCCGAGCCCGTTTTCCCTCCACGTTGTGGGAATTATCTGCGTTTCCACAGCGGGTCTGAACACACCGAAGAAGGTGGTAGGTTCATGCACCTCGTTGATGATTCCGAACGGGGCCAGCATCAATCCCCCGCGGAGATTCAATTCGGGCCAGAGAAGAAAATCCAGCAGAGCAAACTCGACCGACACCGATCCGTCCTGTCCGTCCTTATTGGACTCGGTCGTCGCGTGTTCAAATTCAATCTCGGAGTTAAATATAATTCTGTCCGTAAATTTATATCCGAAATAAAGGACCACCCTCTGGGCGTCGACTACATTATTCGCGTTCTCCCTTACCTGACCCACAAGCAATTCTCCGTAGCCGCCGATAGAAAGCCCTTTATCTTTCAAATAAACTTTCGATGCGGCGGGGCCGGCCCCATAGAACTGCTCATACGTCGGTTCGGGAACGACAGAAGCAGATTTGATATTGTCTATCTCCTCGGCCAGAATGCTCAGTTTATCTTCTATCGATTGCAGTCTGTCATCAGGGACACCCTCAGATTTAAGCTCCTGGAGCTCCTGAGTTACGCTTTGCAGTTTCTTTTCCAGCTGCTCTATCCGCTCATCCTGGGTCTCTGTCCTGTCCTGTTCGACGGTCTGCGCAACCACTGCGGCTTTATTCTCTTCTTCAAATTTATAATCTGCTTGATCATTGATTTTTTGGGCCCTCAGTGTCTGATATTTATCCAGCTCATAAGAAAAATTCTCCTGACCTTGTGTGAGCTCCCGATTGAAAGCCGTAGCCGGCAAAAGCAGGACAAGAAGAACCGGAAGTATACAGAAAGCTATCCGATAGTTATCCATATATAGATATTTGGTCATCCTTTCACAACCTCCTTCACAATATTGATATTCGTTTTCAAATTCAAATTACCAGAACTACGCAGTTTGTCAAGAAAATGATAATCATTTTCAATAAAGCGACCCTCTTATTTTAACTTTATCGAGAAGCAGGGCTCCGGAAGACGCGGTAACGGTACACCGGGAGATGAGATGGATGTCCCCCTGCCCCGCTTCTCAAAGTGGACTGGCCTGTTACGGTGATATTTCTTATAATCAGAACAATGACTCCTCTTTAGTTATTCTAAACACATTCAATTACAACTTATATAAAGAAGAAGGGCGGCTAGCTAAGGTAAATAGGGCGATTATTTCAAAAGGGCCGCCCTTCTTCCGGGTGAGGTTTTATCCGAAAAACTAGTTCATTGATATTCTCATGTCCGATTTTTTTCGTAGTTTTTCAAATCCCGGTCGCCAGCAGAGCTTACTTCGAGCGCTTCTATAACCATATGAGTGAGACTTAACAGATACTTGCGCTCAAGCCTAAGCATAATATGACCTACACTCACATGGTAAAAATCACAGCACCCGCAAACGGAAACATTACCAATACTAGAAGACGAAAGAACCACCGGTTTATCAGAATCGCATATATAGCCCATCTACAATCTCCTCAACTCTTTTCATTAAACAATCTTAAAATCGATCTCTTGTTTACATATGATAACAGGCAAACCTTTCATTTTGATAACAATATTCAATATCATAATACCAGCCGTAAATAAGCTGTCAAGGAAATAAGCCCGTTCACGAATACAAATTTGATTCTTACCTGAACGAATAGCGGGGTTCTCATATACCAGAGAGGGGGATAATGTGCCTTCGGGCCAGATAAGGTGGCCAGGGGGGAGGATTGCCGCAGATGCTTCTCTCCTTTGCAATGACATCCTTCGACCGGGCTCAGGATGAATGGGCGGATGGCATCCGCCGGCGTCAGGGAGTGAAGCGGCTTGAGAGGGTGCTCGGTTCGGCAGACATGTTGAGCAGGAATCGTAAAATCACACTACGTGCGTGCGCCCGCTGGTGATAAGCAGGGGAGTTTCCATTCCCCCCACCTTAGTCCTCCCCCCCATGGGGGGGAGAAAATTGATTGTGCGATGCAGGAATTGGCGGAGGAGTTTCGTAGAAATCAAATATGAACACAGATTCTGTGCAGAAATCGTAGTATCACACTACGTGTGTGTGCGCGCTCAGGGAGCGACGATATAGAGCCCCCTGCCCTCGCAGCGCGTGGGGTTCGGCTCCCATGCTTCAATCAGTGCATCACCTTCACTGATCTGTTCCGGGGTCATTTCCGAAATGATCCTGTTCATGGAATCCTGGGCAACCTGAATCTCGTGCGGGGAGCCTATCTCGCTCGCTACACCGAACCACTTGTACCCAGCGACCAGGTCTTTTTCTTCCCCGCACCCCTTTTTACAATCGAGAGTGGTGTACGGGATACTGATACATGAATATACCGCTCCGAGGCTTATCTGGGCCTGAGCCTGTCCCTGGTCTGCGGATTCACTCCAGAGCTGAACCGCTTTCTTATAACTCCTCCCGACCCCGAGCCCCTCAAAGTACAAGAGACCCATTGCGTACTGCGCGTCGCAGTCGCCCTCCTCGGAAAGGGGCTTCCAGAACTTGGCCGCAATCCCGTAGTTCCGCTGCTGATACCAGTTGAGGCCGATCATATATTTATCCTTCTCGGTAAAATCCCTCACGGGGTTTGGCAGCTGGTCGGGGATCTCTTCGGGGATTTCCTTTACCTGCTGACATCCCGTGCCCAGAAGAAGAAGCAAAAACGCAACAATCACCCTGGTTCTATATCCCCAAAGATCAATCCGCGACATCATTAACACACCTCATAAGCCTGTTTAAATCCCCGGTTGGCCCTCTTGAGCTGAAAATTATTTTTACAGTCAAATATAGTGGAGAAAAAATCGAAGTCAACTAAAAAATCCATTGTCTTTCAATAACGGTCGGGATTTGACAAAACAGGATTGAAGTGAAAGAATTTATGGGCTACGTTTAAAAACAGGCAAAAAATGCGTTTTTCAGAGTACTATAAATACAGAGAAACAAAACCGGTCATATCCTTTGAAATTTTTCCGCCAAAAACGGAAAAGGGGATGAAGAACCTTGAGGAAGTCCTTAAGGAGCTGGCGGCGCTTGAGCCGGATTTCATAACAGTGACCTACGGTGCTATGGGCACTACAAGGGACAGGACTCTCGAAATTGCGGCGTTAATTAAAAGCCGTTTCGGTGTGGAGTCCGCCTGCCATCTTACCTGTGTCGGTGCATCCAGAAAGGAACTGGATCATGTTCTCGGACGAATTTATGACGCAGGGGTCGAGAACATAGTAGCTATCCGGGGCGACCCCCCTCTCGGCTCAAACGAATTCGTGCCGCCTGAGGACGGATACACCTACGGATATGAACTGGTCCGCCATATAAGGGAGTTCGAAAAAATCACTCTCCATAAAAAGCACTTCGGGATAGCTGTCGGCGGATATCCCGAAAAGCACCCCGAGGCCCCCGACATAGGGATAGATTTGGAAAACCTGAAAAGCAAGGTCGATTCGGGAGCGGATATGGTGATCACACAGCTTTTTTTCGATAATAGCATGTACTTCGATTTCGTCAGCCGAGCAAAATCCGGAGGAATTCATATCCCGATAATTCCCGGCCTTATGCCGATTCTTTCGGTAAAACAGATTGAACGAATTACGTCGATGTGCGGGGCGTCCATCCCCCCCGAGCTCAAGAAGCGCCTGGAGACGTGCAAGAACGACGATGAGAAAGCGCGCAGAGTCGGAATAACCCAGTGCATCAATCAGGCAAGGGAGCTTCTGGCCGGCGGAGCGCCGGGCATACATTTTTACGTACTCAATAAGTCGGATCATATGAAGGAGATAATCGAGGCCATTCCGGTCAGCGAATTCAAAAATACGGGCGGCAGGTTCGCGGCGCATAACCCCTAGGAATCTCAACCCGATAAATACATGCCCGACACAGTCACGCTTTTTAACAGAGTTGCCAAGCATTACGATTCCCTCAATACATTTTTCAGCCTGGGTATGGACAGGCAGTGGAGAAAAAGGCTCGCGGAGGAGATCAGGGGGTCGTTATACGTGCTCGATATAGCAACAGGCACAGGAGAGGTAGCTATCGAGACGGTACGCAAACTGCAGAGGGCCAAAGTCGTGGGAATTGACCCGAGCGGAGAAATGCTCGATCTGGCTAAACAGAAAATCGAATCGGGAGGGGAATCTGAAAAAATAATGCTCGTGCAGTGCAAGGCCGAGAACCTTCCCTTTAAGGACAATGTGTTCGATGCCGTAACCATAGCTTTCGGCATAAGAAACACGGTTGATCCCCAAAAATCACTCTCGGAAATGAAAAGGGTTTTAAAAAAGGGAGGGAAAGCGGGAATAATGGAGTTCGCGATACCCGGCAATAAAATGTTCGCGCCGCTGTATCTGTTTTACTTTAAGAACATACTCCCAATTGTAGGATCGATCTTCGGGACCGGAAAAGAATACAAATATCTTTCGGAATCAACAGAGTCCTTCCCACAGCGCGAGAGCTTCACGGAGCTCATGAAAGACGCGGGACTAGAGCCCGAAAAGTCAATCGAGCTTATGATGGGGATAGTTATTATCTATATCGGCATTAGAAAAGAGTAGCCGTTTAAACTAAGGCGCAAGACGCTCAATGGCCCAGGTCCCGTCCTCTAGCAGCTTGTAACGGAGCCTGTCATGGAGCCTGTTCGGTCTCCCCTGCCAGAACTCAACCGAGTCGGGTATGAGTCTGTATCCGTTCCAGTAGAGAGGTCTGGGAACTTCCCTGTCCCGGTACTCGTCCTCGATCTCCCTGAAACGCTTCTCCAGATATTCGCGGTCGGGAATGATACTGCTCTGCTCGGAAGCCCACGCGCCTATTTGACTGCCCCTGGGTCTGCCGGCGAAATATGAATCAGCTTCTGAACCGGGGACCTTCTCCACCCTGCCCTCGATTCTCACCTGACGCTCGAGCCTGTCCCACCAGAAACAGATAGCGCAATATGGATTCGCCGCAAGCTCTTCCCCTTTTCTGCTTTCGGAATTCGTATAGAAGACAAAACCGTTTTTATCGAACCCCTTAAGGAGCAACATTCTGGCTGTCGGTTTGCCGTCCGCCGAAGAGGTGGCGAGAGTAAAAGCGTCAGGGTGAACGAACTCGGCTTTCGAGGCGGCATCGAACCAGATTTCAAACTGTTTAAAGGGATCGGGATCGAGGTCCTCTTCCAGAAGCTCAAATATTCCGTATTGTCTGTTCTGAATCTTACTCACTTTGAGACCCCTTAAAATTGAGCGGTTCAGGAAAGCAGGTGTTCCAGGGCCGCCCTTAGCGCCGGATATTTGAATTTATACCCCGACTCCAGAAGCTTTACAGGTTTAACCCTTGCGCTGGAGAGGAGGAGCTCATCGGCCATCTCGCCCAATAGACCCTTTGCCAGAAAAGAAGGCAGGGGAATCAACGTCGGACGTCCGAGTACCTCCCCGAGGGTATCGGTAAATTTTTTATTGGTCACCGGATCGGGCGCCGCGAGATTTACCGGACCCGTAAGATTTTCGGTTGTAATGCAGTGGCTTATCGCCCCGGCTACGTCATCGAGGGCAATCCAGCTCCAGTACTGCTCCCCGCTCCCTATTTTGCCCCCCAGGCCGAGTTTAAAGGGAAGCAGCATTTTCTCAAGCGCTCCTCCTTCGGGGGATAACACGACACCCAGCCTTGTATTTACGACCCTTATTCCCGCATCTATAGCCGGCTTGAGAGCATTCTCCCACTTCACGCTCACCTCAGCCAGAAACCCCTCCCCGGCGCCGCTTTCCTCCGTTAAAACCTCATCGCCCCTGTCCCCGTAATACCCGATAGCCGATGCCGCAACAATAACAGACGGTTTCGAATCGAGAGATGAAAGGGCGTCCGATAGAAGCTTAGTACCCTTCACGCGGCTCTCTTCGATTTTCCTCTTTTTTTCCTCTGTCCACCGGCCCGCGATGTTCTCCCCCGCGAGATGAACCACGGCACCGTGGCCCTCGAGTCTGCCGGAATCGATCTCGCCAGCCTGAGGGTCCCAGTAGGCAACGTCTTCCTCGAACCCGGACTTGGAGCGCGTAAGCCTTGTTACAGTATTCCCGTCCTTCAAGAGAAGCGGTATCAGCTCCGAGCCTACGAGTCCGGTCGATCCTGTAATCAGAATTTTCATAGCGTTGGTATTTCTAAGGGTATCATATACTGTAAATTATTCTAAGCGCCGAACACGTCAAGTATGGCTTTTTGGTATTCCTTGACCTCTTCGAAATCAAGATAATAATGGGGGGCGCTCAGTACCGGGAGGTCTATGTACTCCCTGTACCGCTCGATTTTTTTTCTGCATTCATCCGCGCTACCAACCACCGCGAAGGCATCGACCATTTCATCGCTTACGCTTTCAATCATCCCTGCGGTATCGCCCTTCAGGAAGGCCTCTCTTACCCTTTGGGTCTCCTTTTCAAAGCCGTGAAGCCTGAAGGGGGGTTGATAGGTAAGTACTGTGGCGTAAAACGCCACGGTCGCTTTTGCGGCACGGACAGCCCGCCTTTTGTCCTCCGACACGGCGCAGGTTATTATTGAAGCGACCTTAAAATCGTCCCCGTTCCCGCCGGAATTATTTAGCCCCGTATTTATCGCCGGGCGGACGACTTCTTTCAAATAGCCGAGCGAGCATACGACATGTCCGAGATACCCGTCGGCGGATTCCCCGGCGGCCCTGCACATATTGCTTCCGACCCCGGCGAGATAGACGGGGATATTTTCTCTCACGGGCACAAAGGGGCGGTGATAGCCTCTGGTGCTTATATCGTAATACTCCCCTTCGTATGTAAGGGTTTTGCCGGTATGGAGATTCCCGGTAAGGAGCTTGATAACGTCAATACATTCTTTTATACGGGTAACGGGCTTCCCGTGTGAAAGGCCGTGCCACCTTTCGTTGGTACGCTTCGCCCCTGTGCCCAGACCCAGTATGAGCCTGCCTTGACAGACTTCATCGAGGTCGAGCGCCGTGAGGGAAGTGATGAGGGGGCTTCTTACAAACGCAAGCGCTACCGCTGTGCCGAGCTTTATATTCCGCGTGGCCTGAGCGACGGGAGAGAGCTGCTGGAAAGAGGTGCGGTAAAGCTCAGTCGCCCATACGGAGTCGAACGACGCGTCCTCGGCATCACGCGCCAGCCGGACCAGGTCTGAAATCTTCCCGGCATCAAGTATCAATCCGACAGGCTTCATTAGCTCATACCTTCAAAAATAATAAAGGCGGCATGAAAGCCGCCTTCCTTTTACTTTTTTCCGATTTTTTTAAGATGTTAGAGAGGAATCAAATCCTGAATACGATTATTCCTCTTTCTTCTCAGGCTCGCCTTCTGCTTCGGGCATCTCATCCGCCTCTTGATCCTCTCGTTCAGGGGCGGATTCCTGAGCCTTCGCCTCTGTTTTTTCCGCCTTAGCCTCTTGTGGTTGCCCGGGCTCCGCTTCTTCCGGAGCGGCTTTGGCTTCGGGCTTCGGAGTTTCCCCAGCCTCTTCTTCAGGGGGTGCTTCCGCTTCGGCTTTTGCGGCAGTCTCTTGCGCTTCCTCCGCCGCACCATCTTCGGGCGAGGACTCTTCTTTCACCTCTTCAGGAGTTGATT includes:
- the ubiE gene encoding bifunctional demethylmenaquinone methyltransferase/2-methoxy-6-polyprenyl-1,4-benzoquinol methylase UbiE, which encodes MPDTVTLFNRVAKHYDSLNTFFSLGMDRQWRKRLAEEIRGSLYVLDIATGTGEVAIETVRKLQRAKVVGIDPSGEMLDLAKQKIESGGESEKIMLVQCKAENLPFKDNVFDAVTIAFGIRNTVDPQKSLSEMKRVLKKGGKAGIMEFAIPGNKMFAPLYLFYFKNILPIVGSIFGTGKEYKYLSESTESFPQRESFTELMKDAGLEPEKSIELMMGIVIIYIGIRKE
- a CDS encoding TIGR01777 family oxidoreductase — translated: MKILITGSTGLVGSELIPLLLKDGNTVTRLTRSKSGFEEDVAYWDPQAGEIDSGRLEGHGAVVHLAGENIAGRWTEEKKRKIEESRVKGTKLLSDALSSLDSKPSVIVAASAIGYYGDRGDEVLTEESGAGEGFLAEVSVKWENALKPAIDAGIRVVNTRLGVVLSPEGGALEKMLLPFKLGLGGKIGSGEQYWSWIALDDVAGAISHCITTENLTGPVNLAAPDPVTNKKFTDTLGEVLGRPTLIPLPSFLAKGLLGEMADELLLSSARVKPVKLLESGYKFKYPALRAALEHLLS
- a CDS encoding LLM class flavin-dependent oxidoreductase, whose translation is MKPVGLILDAGKISDLVRLARDAEDASFDSVWATELYRTSFQQLSPVAQATRNIKLGTAVALAFVRSPLITSLTALDLDEVCQGRLILGLGTGAKRTNERWHGLSHGKPVTRIKECIDVIKLLTGNLHTGKTLTYEGEYYDISTRGYHRPFVPVRENIPVYLAGVGSNMCRAAGESADGYLGHVVCSLGYLKEVVRPAINTGLNNSGGNGDDFKVASIITCAVSEDKRRAVRAAKATVAFYATVLTYQPPFRLHGFEKETQRVREAFLKGDTAGMIESVSDEMVDAFAVVGSADECRKKIERYREYIDLPVLSAPHYYLDFEEVKEYQKAILDVFGA
- the metF gene encoding methylenetetrahydrofolate reductase [NAD(P)H], which codes for MRFSEYYKYRETKPVISFEIFPPKTEKGMKNLEEVLKELAALEPDFITVTYGAMGTTRDRTLEIAALIKSRFGVESACHLTCVGASRKELDHVLGRIYDAGVENIVAIRGDPPLGSNEFVPPEDGYTYGYELVRHIREFEKITLHKKHFGIAVGGYPEKHPEAPDIGIDLENLKSKVDSGADMVITQLFFDNSMYFDFVSRAKSGGIHIPIIPGLMPILSVKQIERITSMCGASIPPELKKRLETCKNDDEKARRVGITQCINQARELLAGGAPGIHFYVLNKSDHMKEIIEAIPVSEFKNTGGRFAAHNP
- a CDS encoding tetratricopeptide repeat protein, which codes for MMSRIDLWGYRTRVIVAFLLLLLGTGCQQVKEIPEEIPDQLPNPVRDFTEKDKYMIGLNWYQQRNYGIAAKFWKPLSEEGDCDAQYAMGLLYFEGLGVGRSYKKAVQLWSESADQGQAQAQISLGAVYSCISIPYTTLDCKKGCGEEKDLVAGYKWFGVASEIGSPHEIQVAQDSMNRIISEMTPEQISEGDALIEAWEPNPTRCEGRGLYIVAP
- the pdxH gene encoding pyridoxamine 5'-phosphate oxidase → MSKIQNRQYGIFELLEEDLDPDPFKQFEIWFDAASKAEFVHPDAFTLATSSADGKPTARMLLLKGFDKNGFVFYTNSESRKGEELAANPYCAICFWWDRLERQVRIEGRVEKVPGSEADSYFAGRPRGSQIGAWASEQSSIIPDREYLEKRFREIEDEYRDREVPRPLYWNGYRLIPDSVEFWQGRPNRLHDRLRYKLLEDGTWAIERLAP